One genomic window of Ziziphus jujuba cultivar Dongzao chromosome 4, ASM3175591v1 includes the following:
- the LOC132803494 gene encoding uncharacterized protein LOC132803494 has product MNLMLHFGRLAEVDKEVAKEFDGKHFHILPFFAVLEISASFSKSVYEIGFWFYTIHREQGILLGIKSVSVLVEVPRMLLMLSLKFGIIPIVVPVGVRDFDIDGEHWVNSGLIPTEAFVGAVIFSSFYS; this is encoded by the exons atgaatttgatgctgcactttggaaggttggcagaggttgacaaggaagtagcaaaagaatttgatggaaaacattttcacattcttcctttttttgctgttttggaGATTTCGGCATCCTTTAGCAAATCAGTCtatgagattggattttggttctatacaattcatagagagcaagggatattactgg gtatcaaatcggtctccgttttagtggaggtgccccgtatgcttttaatgttgtcactaaagtttggcattataccaattgtggtgccagttggtgttcgagattttgacattgatggggaacattgggtcaattcgggattgataccaacagaggcttttgtaggagctgtaatattctctagtttttattcataa
- the LOC107417098 gene encoding elongation factor Ts, mitochondrial, which translates to MAFRVGAKRSLGGLLCNRVLSSSCSTSGHGFSTLVSKRVAFAQATETQVSVTSNFANQPCGFVPFFRRFSVEASSIDQVSLIRQLRERTSAPIKDVKAALIASNWDIEAAQKDLRKRGKVLASKKSARTAAEGLLALAQNENKAALIELNCETDFVARNEIFQYLALALAKQALLVSNSSQPGTFPVGPEHLLDLTLNLEHPKISGETTVQNAITEVAAMMGENVRLRRSYVTSTSSHGVVSTYLHTSPQPGLGRIAGILSLEVEDGNFQLDSLQRVGSELAMHVVAAKPLFLTKELVSSDALENEREVLKSQAESTGKSQMAIEKMVEGRLRKYYEDVVLMEQKFVMNDTVNVKTILDNLSKEVGSTVTVGSFFRMEVGEGIQRLEESSEPLAQAV; encoded by the exons ATGGCTTTCCGTGTAGGAGCAAAGCGTTCTCTTGGTGGTCTTCTCTGTAACAGAGTGCTGAGTAGTAGCTGCAGTACTTCTGGACATGGATTTTCCACGTTGGTTTCCAAAAGGGTTGCTTTTGCTCAAGCCACAGAAACCCAGGTCTCAGTTACTTCCAATTTTGCCAATCAGCCCTGTGGATTTGTTCCCTTCTTTAGAAGATTCAGTGTGGAAGCTTCTTCTATTGACCAAGTGAGTCTCATAAGGCAACTGAGGGAAAGAACAAGTGCTCCCATTAAAGATGTCAAGGCTGCTCTCATTGCTAGCAATTGGGACATTG AGGCTGCTCAGAAGGACTTGAGGAAGAGAGGGAAAGTTCTGGCATCGAAAAAGTCTGCTAGAACAGCTGCAGAGGGATTGCTGGCATTGGCCCAGAATGAGAACAAAGCTGCTCTTATTGAACTTAATTGTGAGACTGACTTTGTTGCTAGAAATGAGATATTCCAATATTTG GCTTTAGCTTTAGCAAAGCAAGCTTTGCTAGTCAGCAACTCTTCTCAGCCGGGAACCTTTCCAGTTGGACCTGAGCATTTGCTG GACTTGACACTAAATCTTGAACACCCGAAAATTTCTGGAGAAACAACTGTTCAAAATGCAATTACTGAAGTGGCTGCTATGATGGGCGAGAATGTTAGACTTAGAAGAAGTTATGTGACATCTACATCTTCACATGGTGTTGTCTCTACCTATCTCCATACCAGTCCCCAACCAG gtttGGGTCGGATTGCTGGAATTTTATCTCTTGAAGTAGAGGATGGGAATTTTCAACTGGATTCTCTCCAGCGAGTTGGGTCAGAACTGGCCATGCATGTGGTGGCAGCAAAGCCATTATTCTTGACAAAGGAACTTGTTTCTTCTGATGCATTAGAGAACGAACGCGAAGTTCTTAAGTCTCAG GCGGAAAGTACTGGGAAATCTCAGATGGCCATAGAAAAAATGGTAGAAGGCCGCTTGCGTAAATACTATGAGGACGTTGTTCTTATGGAGCAGAAGTTTGTTATGAATGACACTGTAAATGTAAAG ACAATATTAGACAATCTATCTAAGGAAGTTGGATCAACAGTGACGGTTGGGAGCTTTTTCAGAATGGAAGTTGGAGAAGGAATTCAAAG GCTAGAAGAATCATCTGAACCTTTGGCTCAGGCTGTTTAA
- the LOC107417087 gene encoding integrin-linked protein kinase 1-like: MMKKMKERNSFGDFDMQMIGKFLSFASRGDRVGLNLMLIKGTSPDVQDYDNRTALHLAASEGHASIIELLLHYKANVNLKDRWQRTPLTDARLYGHRDICRILEVNGGKDFIHDQPLTIRHEQDSNEVNFDISELHTPDSSSVKQGDFGESVKVKWRGTWVVKTVVKRHIFQPEKMILSAKDNTLLRELRHPNILQFLGSIEQQEEMVLITEYLSKGNLEDIISKRDRLDLLTALRYAHDIARGMNYLHEHKPFPIVHYHLNTRNLLQDEGGHLKIGEYWVQMLYERTNPHEDNCQRNDSASMSNGPLDGTKKDICSFGYIFYEMLEGRPSNSDTVDPESIDFKPIFLVSRSSRRIKELIENCTSNDLSRRPSFDAVITILEEEFSLLGMASCPVCVDSIIKHHP; encoded by the exons atgatgaagaaaatgaaggaaaGGAATTCATTTGGTGATTTTGATATGCAAATGATAGGGAAGTTTTTGAGTTTTGCTTCCAGGGGTGACAGAGTTGGACTGAACCTGATGTTGATAAAAGGCACATCCCCTGATGTGCAAGACTATGACAATAGGACTGCATTGCACCTTGCGGCAAGTGAAGGCCATGCTTCCATTATTGAGCTGCTTCTTCACTACAAGGCTAATGTTAATCTCAAAGACCGATGGCAACGCACT CCTCTGACAGATGCAAGACTCTATGGACATCGAGATATATGCAGGATATTAGAAGTAAATGGAGGCAAGGATTTTATCCATGACCAACCATTg ACAATCCGGCATGAGCAAGATTCGAATGAAGTGAACTTTGACATTTCGGAATTACATACACCGGATTCCTCATCGGTTAAGCAG GGTGATTTTGGTGAGTCTGTCAAGGTCAAATGGCGTGGAACCTGGGTTGTTAAAACCGTTGTCAAGCGACACATATTTCAGCCTGAGAAGAT GATACTTTCTGCTAAGGATAATACTCTTCTAAGAGAGCTTAGGCACCCCAATATTCTGCAGTTTCTTGGTTCAATTGAGCAGCAAGAAGAGATGGTTCTGATTACTGAGTATCTATCAAAA GGTAATCTGGAAGATATTATAAGTAAAAGAGATCGACTCGACCTGCTCACTGCTCTGCGCTATGCACATGATATTGCCAG GGGAATGAATTATCTTCATGAGCACAAGCCCTTCCCCATTGTTCACTATCATTTGAATACCAG AAACTTGTTGCAAGATGAAGGTGGCCACTTGAAGATTGGTGAATATTGGGTACAAATGTTGTATGAAAGAACAAACCCACATGAAGATAACT GCCAAAGAAATGATAGTGCGAGCATGAGTAATGGTCCATTGGATGGCACCAAGAAAGACATTTGTTCTTTTGGATACATATTCTATGAG ATGCTAGAAGGAAGGCCTTCAAACTCTGACACTGTAGATCCTGAATCTATTGattttaaaccaatatttcttGTAAGCCGGTCTTCAAGAAGAATTAAAGA ATTGATAGAGAATTGCACAAGTAATGATCTTTCCCGGAGACCTTCATTCGATGCTGTCATAACAATTTTAGAAGAGGAATTTTCGCTTCTTGGGATGGCTTCATGTCCTGTTTGTGTTGACTCCATTATTAAACACCACCCATGA
- the LOC107417124 gene encoding uncharacterized protein LOC107417124: MARWDEILSLPVQNPPTLEFSALDLVWSKVEGWRDNMDRLALIPFARVDDFVRGESANKDCPTRFHVEARRRRSPTMPYKPKVDGVLEYILYWCSFGPDDHRSGGIVRPSRSTYVPKKKNAGRPNTKRGCTCHFIVKRLIAEPSVALVIYNEDKHVDKKGLPCHGPQDKKAAGTRASFAPYISEDLRLRVLSLLHVGVSVETIMQRHNESVERQGGPSNRDDLLTHRYVRRQERSIRRSIYELDADDAVSVSMWVESHQSNVFFYEDFSDSEPFTLGIQTEWQLQQMIRFGNRSLVISDSRFGTNKLKYPIHSLLVFNPDNKAIPVAWIISPRFASSDAYKWMRALHNRVQTKDPTWKLAGYIVDDPLADVYMIRDVFQCSVLICFWRVRHAWHKNLVKKCMENDMRVEISKRLGEIVDSICRGQGTIRLFEDLMEDFVDESDFMDYFKATWYPRIGKWITALQTLPLASQETSAAMEFYHNQLKLRLLNEKESSVYHRTDWLVDKLGTKVHSYFWLDEYSGKDNFARYWKEEWVSGLTSWRKALKISDSDLLMDGRCAKVTDQLDRDRVYVVWNPGSQFGICDCNWAQMGNMCEHMLKVISICRKKKFVMPSISLLQYHQALMSILHCPPHDSLVHDYAVSLSVFVKNQIDVLVDLESSNTTVDQAVSSSEHQQSMNENHTNENVMSHNENASRNGLDVSARVMGDADSELNDMGSGNGASGESAEVEIACAEMDVDPSSICISPPGLYSVDEVVSNGAFSVNREIDTDNEHFPSRSDALTNKNCLEDDVLAKGRQERTIDVEPLSVDIPPSMLEIVEQCAVTNRSDVHSHDVKLIGISNMQGADNLSNKTSPSIAIAVEAEEVEMSETAVVIKENERM, from the exons ATGGCCAGATGGGATGAGATTCTGTCCCTTCCTGTACAGAATCCTCCAACCTTAGAGTTTTCTGCTCTTGATCTGGTGTGGTCGAAGGTGGAAGGTTGGCGTGACAATATGGATAGACTTGCTCTGATCCCCTTTGCTAGAGTGGATGATTTTGTTAGGGGTGAATCCGCAAACAAGGACTGTCCAACAAGATTTCATGTTGAAGCGAGGCGGAGGAGGAGTCCAACAATGCCTTATAAACCAAAGGTTGATGGGGTTCTAGAATATATTCT GTATTGGTGTTCCTTTGGTCCTGATGACCACAGGTCGGGTGGCATCGTACGGCCTAGTAGGAGTACTTATGtgccaaagaagaaaaatgctGGTCGACCAAATACCAAGAGAGGTTGCACCTGCCACTTTATTGTGAAACGTTTAATTGCTGAACCTTCAGTAGCGCTTGTCATATATAACGAGGATAAGCATGTGGATAAAAAAGGGCTGCCATGTCATGGCCCGCAGGACAAGAAAGCTGCTGGAACTCGTGCTTCATTTGCCCCATACATCTCAGAAGATCTTCGTCTTCGTGTGTTATCACTACTACATGTGGGAGTTTCTGTTGAGACCATAATGCAGAGACACAATGAATCAGTAGAAAGACAGGGTGGTCCAAGTAATCGTGATGACCTTTTAACTCATCGGTATGTCCGGAGACAAGAGAGGAGCATTCGACGTTCTATATACGAATTAGATGCAGATGATGCAGTCAGTGTTAGCATGTGGGTGGAAAGCCATCAAAGCAATGTTTTCTTCTATGAGGATTTCTCTGATTCTGAACCTTTTACTTTGGGCATTCAAACAGAGTGGCAGTTGCAACAAATGATTCGTTTTGGTAATCGCAGCCTTGTAATCTCTGATTCAAGGTTTGGAACAAACAAATTGAAG TATCCAATTCACAGTCTCCTTGTATTCAACCCTGACAACAAAGCCATTCCAGTAGCATGGATAATATCTCCAAGGTTTGCAAGCTCCGATGCCTATAAATGGATGCGTGCTCTTCATAATAGAGTTCAAACAAAAGATCCTACATGGAAGTTGGCTGGGTATATTGTGGATGATCCTCTAGCTGATGTCTACATGATCAG GGATGTTTTTCAGTGTTCAGTATTGATATGCTTTTGGAGGGTCCGCCATGCATGGCATAAAAATCTAGTAAAGAAGTGTATGGAAAATGATATGCGAGTTGAGATATCAAAACGACTTGGGGAAATAGTGGACAGCATCTGCAGAGGACAAGGAACCATACGTTTGTTTGAGGATTTGATGGAAGATTTTGTTGATGAATCAGATTTTATGGATTACTTTAAGGCTACCTGGTATCCTAGAATAG GGAAGTGGATCACAGCACTGCAAACTCTTCCTCTTGCCAGCCAGGAGACTAGTGCTGCAATGGAGTTTTACCATAACCAACTGAAGCTTAGGCTGTTGAATGAGAAAGAATCTAGTGTTTATCATCGAACTGACTGGTTGGTTGATAAGTTGGGTACTAAAGTGCATTCGTACTTCTGGCTCGATGAATACTCTGGGAAAGATAATTTTGCACGATATTGGAAGGAAGAGTGGGTGAGTGGTTTAACATCTTGGCGCAAAGCTTTGAAAATTTCAGACTCTGATTTGCTCATGGATGGTAGATGTGCAAAAGTTACTGACCAGCTTGATCGAGatagggtttatgttgtttggAACCCTGGTTCACAGTTTGGTATATGTGATTGCAATTGGGCACAAATGGGTAACATGTGCGAGCATATGCTAAAAGTTATAAGTATCTGTCGCAAAAAGAAATTTGTCATGCCATCTATCAGCTTATTGCAGTATCACCAGGCATTAATGAGCATTCTGCACTGCCCACCCCATGATTCTTTGGTTCATGATTATGCTGTTTCTTTATCTGTCTTTGTAAAGAATCAGATAGATGTGCTGGTTGATTTAGAAAGCAGCAATACCACTGTGGATCAAGCAGTTTCTTCTAGCGAACATCAACAGTCTATGAATGAGAATCATACAAATGAGAATGTAATGTCTCATAATGAGAATGCTTCTAGGAATGGACTTGATGTTTCAGCTAGAGTTATGGGCGATGCAGATAGTGAGCTGAATGATATGGGCAGTGGGAATGGTGCATCTGGTGAGAGTGCTGAAGTAGAAATTGCTTGTGCTGAGATGGATGTTGACCCATCATCCATCTGCATATCACCACCTGGGTTATATTCTGTTGATGAGGTTGTATCTAATGGTGCCTTCTCAGTGAACAGAGAGATTGACACAGATAATGAACATTTCCCCTCCAGAAGTGATGCTCTTACAAACAAAAATTGTCTTGAAGATGATGTCTTAGCTAAAGGTCGTCAAGAACGTACAATAGATGTTGAACCACTTTCTGTTGATATCCCTCCGTCAATGTTAGAGATTGTGGAGCAGTGTGCGGTGACTAATCGAAGTGATGTCCATAGCCATGATGTTAAACTCATTGGTATTTCTAATATGCAGGGTGCAGATAACCTATCTAACAAAACTTCCCCATCTATAGCAATAGCTGTTGAGGCAGAAGAGGTTGAAATGTCTGAAACTGCAGTTGTTATTAAAGAGAATGAGCGAATGTAA
- the LOC107417109 gene encoding uncharacterized protein LOC107417109 gives MGNYVSCTLSTPGIGKQHCKATKVIFPGGEVRQFYTPTKAAELMLEMPNFFVVNTMSLRIGRRFSALNADEDLEMGNVYVMFPMKRVNSVVTAGDMGALFITANSAAKQRVSGGKVKLLPESGVEVALQQKFVEEYANDCGNKDPTPAPKLNLDDIEEFSTPEFIHRMSMCRSKKPLLETIAEEPVWIR, from the coding sequence atgGGAAACTATGTTTCATGCACTCTGTCAACCCCGGGAATAGGGAAGCAGCATTGCAAAGCAACCAAAGTGATCTTTCCGGGAGGCGAAGTCCGGCAGTTTTACACACCGACGAAAGCGGCGGAGCTAATGCTCGAGATGCCGAACTTCTTCGTGGTGAACACGATGTCTCTGCGAATCGGAAGGAGGTTCTCTGCACTCAACGCTGATGAAGACCTTGAGATGGGTAATGTCTACGTTATGTTTCCTATGAAGAGAGTCAATTCCGTGGTGACTGCCGGCGACATGGGGGCTTTGTTTATTACCGCCAACTCCGCGGCCAAGCAGCGGGTTTCCGGTGGCAAAGTTAAACTGTTGCCGGAGTCCGGAGTCGAGGTGGCTTTGCAGCAGAAGTTTGTGGAGGAATATGCGAATGATTGCGGGAACAAGGATCCGACGCCGGCGCCGAAGTTGAACTTGGATGATATTGAGGAGTTCTCGACGCCGGAGTTCATACATAGGATGTCTATGTGTAGGTCGAAGAAGCCATTGTTGGAGACCATAGCAGAAGAACCGGTTTGgataagatga